The DNA window CTGATGATCGCCTCGGGTGCGGTTTACGGGGGGCTCGGTCAGGTTATTGGGATGGAAACGCGCCGGGTTGGGGATACGAACGACCCGGGACGGGACCTTCGACAGAGGCTCGAGATGGCGCACGGGGCAGGGGAATATGATTTCATCCATGTCCACACCAAGGTCACGGACGAGGCGGGACACACGGGGAATCCCTTGATCAAGAAAGAAGTGATCGAGGCTGTGGATACGGCGCTTGCCTACGCAGTCGAAGAGATTGTCCCCGACGAGGACGTTCTCTTCATTGTTACCGCCGATCATTCCACCGCTTCCTCGGGAACCATGATACACACCGGCGAGAACGTGCCGCTGGTCATGACCGGGAAATACGTCCGAAAGGACGATGTGGAAAAATTCGACGAGGTAAGCTGTGCCGCCGGCGGACTCAGCCTGGTCCGGGGAAAGGAACTCATGTATCTTGTTTTGAACTTCCTTGATCGGGGAAAACTCTGGGGGCTCATGGACTCGCCCGATGATCAGCCCTTCACGCCGGGCGCGTACAGGCCCTTGCTCATTGATTGATCGAAGGTTGTTCCATGGGGAGGCTCGATTCGACAATGATAGACGGACCAGTTGAAAATATCGAGACGGGGGTCGTCCATGGCCGGTTCCAGGTATTTCATAACGACCACCTCAGGTACGTGCTGACCGGATTGCGGCTCTGTCGGCACCTGGTTGTGGGTATAACGAACCCGGACCCTTTGCTGACCATGGAAGAAAAAGCTGATAGAGAGCGCAGCAGCCCGCTGGCCAACCCGCTCACCTACTACGAACGCCACATCATGATCAGGGGTGTGCTGGAAGAGGCGGGCATAGGGTTGTCACGGTTTTCAATAGTCCCTTTCCCCATAAACCTTCCCAAACTCTACCATCACTATGTTCCCATGGACGCGGTGTTTTTCCTTACCATCTACGACGACTGGGGAAACCAAAAGCTTGCGTACCTCCAGAAGCTGGGGCTCAAAACCCATGTCCTGCGGGAAGTCACCCCGGAGGAAAAGGGAATCAGCGCGAAGGACATTCGCAGCCGTATGCTGCATGGTGAACCGTGGGAACACCTGGTGCCGCCCGGTGTGGCACTCCTTATGAAAAAGTGGGATATCCCCTCAAGGATCAAGAAGATCCATGAGCCCGGCTAAGCCTGGGCTGAAGGGCGAGATCCCGCGGCAAACGCCCTGAGGTCCCAGGGCTATATCAGGTCCTGCATTTTACAAACCACATTGAATAATCATCGAGGAGCGCATGGTTCCTGGATGCATTGTCCACAGCCTTGAGCGCGGCAAGGTCAAGAATGAAGCGACGGTTGTCGCGTGTCCGTCTGACCTTGACAAGGATCCCGGCTTCTTCGTCGATAAGGTCCTCGAAACGCTTCAGCTCGTAGATATCGGTCTCGGAAGGATGGTCTGTCTTCAAAGCCTCGTATTCCGCTTCATTGACATAGCCGAACACATATTTTTCATCCCAGCGGAATCCTTCAATACCTGTCATTACACAGGGCATATCGAGATGCCGGCTGAGATACGCGCGGTAGAGCGTGAGCGATTCCAGGGAAACAGTCGCGTGCTCTGCGCCCAATATTTCGGCTACGCGCTGGTCGTGTTCCTGGCGGTTTTCCATGGCTCCTCCTGTAGCGGCAAGGTCATTTATTGGATCAACGCTCTATATTACCAGATACGTATGCAAAAAGAAAAGGCTGACGCAAAGAGAGGCACGGCGATGTTTCGCTCTCAATAAGAAAACCCCCGGTTTCCCGGGGGCCTGGCGTTCTTCATGGGCCTTGTTCGCTTCCACTTCACGATCTTGTTCGCTTCTACTCTATGACCGCGTCTCAGTTATCTCATGAGATGATCTGCGCTTCATCGTCATGGAGATCTCTGCCAACGAAGTCATCGGTGCCATGCTCCTTCAGGTTGGTGCAACCAACATGATCAAGGTTGCCACCGTTCGTAACGCGAATACTGCCTCCAAGTTCGCGGTCATGTCTGGTCTCCTGATGTACTATTTGGAGGTTTCCATGACCGTTTCGCCCCCGCCCCGGGAGCTCCGGTGCTTGAGCCAGAGTCCTGAGTCTTGCCCAGACGCACCGTGTGTTTTGAAGAACGCCTGTTTGAAGTATACACCATATCCATCGATTTGTTATCAGCGGATTTGGAATCGACCCACTATTCTTGAGAACTCACCATAGCCAGTGCACAACATGCGGCAATTGTTCGGATAATTGTATCGCAGGCACTTTCTTGACACAATCGTCTTTTGTGCCATCAAGACCATATGTCGAGGAATAATGAAGATCGGACAAGTTCCACCGCGAAATAGCCTGGTATGAAGACGTGCCTCCCGTCTGTTGGCGGTAAATCTAGCGAAGGAACGGCCTGACCGCATCCTCAACAGGAGTAATATCGTTTGACCTTCGGTAGCCCTGTATCAATCGGTGTATCTGTGCCTTTTTATCAGACAGGGCAGAGGTTGTCGAAAGGCATGAGATATAGAACGCAAGATGATTGATGAATCTGTTGTCCAGGCTCCCCCTGTCACGATGGATCACATACGTGTCCCGGTCCGAGTTCCCGTTGTCATCGATGTCAGCCTCCGTTATGAACCCGGCAGCTCGGGCCATTCCTGTGATCTCGGTGTTGGGGAAGTATTTCAATGAAAAGAGATTCAACGAGAACGGCCGCGGCAATTCCATCATCATGAAGATGCTCTCGAGAGATTCTTCAAATGTCTCGAATGGGTTGTCGAGAATGAAATCATACCTGATGCTTACGCCGTATTTATGAAATATCCTGGCCTGGTTGATGAGCTGTTCGTTGGAATACCTTCGCTTGAAGACCTCATTCCTGACGCGCTGAGATCCTGATTGAACCCCTATCCAGATGCCTTTCAATCCACTGTCGGCCAGGAGCCTGGCTTTTTCATCGCTGCAAGTGCCGGGGAAGAAGAATACATAGAAGGGTATGCCGATCACAGACCTGTACCATGAAAAGAAATCTCTGGTCCATTCGATGCCCGGGGTGAACACTTCATCATAGAAGTTTATGCTCTTCACCTGCCCCAATCTTTCCTTGACTGCAAGCAGT is part of the Syntrophorhabdaceae bacterium genome and encodes:
- a CDS encoding alkaline phosphatase — encoded protein: LMIASGAVYGGLGQVIGMETRRVGDTNDPGRDLRQRLEMAHGAGEYDFIHVHTKVTDEAGHTGNPLIKKEVIEAVDTALAYAVEEIVPDEDVLFIVTADHSTASSGTMIHTGENVPLVMTGKYVRKDDVEKFDEVSCAAGGLSLVRGKELMYLVLNFLDRGKLWGLMDSPDDQPFTPGAYRPLLID